In Nymphaea colorata isolate Beijing-Zhang1983 chromosome 3, ASM883128v2, whole genome shotgun sequence, a genomic segment contains:
- the LOC116251086 gene encoding UPF0496 protein At2g18630-like: MANGTSFYSTSMHHYQQACREDPKLSTNDEKFQQRMKSMVQGIHSHGHEEGNSSTLILSFDIIKEATISIREINNLAVGEILAYKQDIGNAQILPMVKSYFELCKTTLDSLRELKVRLHCTINKLMAFRGGQPVNKKVRETVTFAEGAVDCFFLSLPGLIQKHVQVLHKLQLARDKEMPTRAGKAKNPTLRRVIMIMFCTVFAGAVIISILAATLHAPPILAVLSVAVINILSWRPFVKWVEGFWAISKETKGVATGEKRIIVIRELEDIKLLTVWNGDRAVVLKTMAELSKQIEKCYDEICMARRNILSKFA, translated from the coding sequence ATGGCTAATGGTACCAGCTTCTACTCGACCAGCATGCACCATTACCAGCAAGCGTGCCGGGAGGATCCAAAGTTGTCGACCAACGACGAAAAGTTTCAGCAGAGGATGAAGAGCATGGTGCAGGGCATCCACTCTCATGGACATGAAGAAGGTAATAGCAGCACCCTTATTCTTTCCTTTGATATCATAAAGGAGGCGACCATATCCATACGCGAGATTAACAACTTAGCTGTTGGGGAGATATTGGCCTACAAGCAAGACATAGGCAATGCCCAAATCCTCCCGATGGTCAAGAGTTACTTCGAGCTTTGCAAGACGACATTGGATTCCTTACGTGAGTTGAAGGTACGTCTCCATTGCACCATAAACAAACTGATGGCGTTTCGTGGCGGCCAGCCTGTGAATAAGAAGGTGAGGGAAACAGTCACATTTGCTGAGGGCGCCGTGGACTGCTTTTTTCTCTCGCTTCCCGGTCTTATCCAGAAGCACGTCCAGGTGCTCCACAAGCTGCAGCTGGCAAGGGATAAGGAAATGCCAACCAGAGCAGGGAAAGCAAAGAACCCAACACTTCGAAGAGTAATCATGATCATGTTCTGTACTGTGTTCGCTGGCGCCGTGATCATTTCGATCTTGGCAGCAACCCTGCATGCACCCCCAATTTTGGCGGTGCTCTCGGTGGCCGTCATCAACATATTGAGCTGGCGTCCTTTCGTCAAATGGGTGGAAGGTTTCTGGGCCATAAGCAAGGAAACGAAGGGAGTGGCCACGGGGGAGAAGAGAATCATTGTAATTCGAGAATTGGAGGACATCAAACTTTTAACGGTATGGAATGGGGACAGAGCAGTCGTGTTGAAGACAATGGCTGAATTGAGTAAGCAGATAGAAAAATGCTACGATGAGATTTGCATGGCAAGAAGGAACAttttgtcaaaatttgcatAG